GCGACGGGCCGGGGCCCCGCCGAACGGGCCGACCTGCGCACCCGGCTGACCGCGCTGCGGCTGGCCGAACTGCGGGAGGGCGTCTGGCTGCGCCCCGCCAACCTGAGCCGCCCGCTGCCGGCCGACCTCGCCCAGGTGGGGGAGCGGTGCACGGCCCGTCCCGACCGCCCCGCGGCCGAACTGGCCGCGGTTCTCTGGCCGTTGGGCGCCTGGGCCGCCAAGGGCCGGGCCCTGCTCGCCCACACCGCGCGCGTGGACGGCCCCGCCGACCGCTTCACCGCCTACGCGGCGGTCGTACGTCATTTGCTCGCGGACCCGGTCCTGCCCACCGGACTCCTGCCCGCCGACTGGCCGGGAACCGCCCTGCGCACCGCCTACGCCGACTACCGACGGGAGCTCGGCACACAGTGAAGGCGCAAGGCGAAGGCGCAAGGCGAAGGCGCACTGTGAAGGCGCGCGGTGAAGGCACACGGCGAAGGCGCGTGGCGCGGGCACGGCGAGGGCACGATGCGGCGCACATGATGCGGCGGCCGTACGAAGCGCCGTGCGGGGACGCTTCGGACGGCCGCCCTCACCGTGGGGGGACTGCCCTGCTGACTGCGGCGCCTACTTGTACGTGATGTCCGAGGTCGCGTACTTGCAGTAAGTACTGTCAGGGCCCGAGCCGTTGGTGGTCGGCTCCTTGCCGCTGTTGTTGCCGATGTACTTCTGGCAGGGGATGATCTTCTTGCTGGAGTCCCCGACGATCGTGATGCCCCTCAGGGTCGCGCTGTCGCCGTAGTTGGTGTTGATGCCGACGAGCTTGCTGCCCTTGTAGGTCGCCTCGATGGTGTTGAGGTTGATCGTGCGCTTGTACTGCGTCGAGCAGTTGCCGCACGAGCGGACGAACGTGCCGAAGTTCTTCACGGCGAAGTTGGAGATGTTGAGCGTCCCGGCGCCGTTGAACTGGAACACCTTGTCGCTGGCTTCCTTCGCGCCGCCACCGGAGATGGTGTACACGTTCGACGACGAGGAGCCGCGGAACGTGGCAGCGTCCTCGCCGACGTCCTCCCACCAGACGTTCTGTAGCGTGCAGCTGCCCTCGCAGTGGATGCCGTCCGCCGCGGGCGCGCCGATGATGACGTTCTTCAGGACCGTGCCGGCGGCCAGCTCCAGGATCGGGCCCTGGTCCTCGTCCTGGCTGTCGCTGCCCAGGTCACCGGAGCCGTACAGGCGCTGCATCCCGTAGTCCTTGGTGCCGGACAGGGAGATGGTGGAGCTGACCGCCTTGCTGCTGGTGGGGGTGGGCCAGGTGGCGGCACTCGCCGACGGCGTGTTGATTGCCATGATCATGCCAACGGAGAGACCGAGGGCGGCGACCGCGCCGGTCACTGCGCGGCGGTGTGTGCGGGGAGGTGGTGAAGAAGTCATGTCCCGAATCCTTCTTCCTTGTTGGGGGGTGGTCGCGCACATGTACATGAACGACGTCCGTCATTCAGAACCGAATGTGCGAGCATCGTGACCTTTTGCGCGGATGGCCATGCCGCTGGGTCACGCTGCTGAACGGAACGTAGGGGGCAAGCGCTTTCTAGTCAACGCTTTGCGCAGAAGACGTCCGAACGCTCCTGGTCGCGGCGCCGGTCGTCCCGCGAAAAGCGTGGGAGCGCTTCCATGGCGGCCATGTGCATGTCACCATTCCTGTTGCTCCCCTCAGCGATGCCCCCACGAGCCGCCATCACGAAGGGACCCACCGTGTCCGCCACTGTCGGCACCATCGCGAGGAGACCGCTGCGCGCGGTCCTTGTCGCGCTCCACGCACTGCTGGTGGCGTTACTCGCCGCCGCCCTGCTCACCGCACCCCCGGCCGCCGCCGAGGAGGCCGCCCCGAGCGCCACCCTCACCGAGATCACGAACTTCGGCGCGAACCCCAGCAACCTACAGATGTACCTGTACGTCCCCGAGACCGTCACCGCCCACCCGGCGATCCTGGTGGCCGTCCACTACTGCACCGGCTCCGGTCCGGCGATGTACTCGGGCACCGAGTACGCCTCGCTCGCCGACCAGTACGGGTTCATCGTCGTGTACCCGTCGGTCACCCGCTCCAGCAAGTGCTTCGACGTCTCCTCGCCGCAGGCCCTCAAGCGCGGCGGCGGCAGCGACCCGGTCGGCATCAAGTCGATGGTCGACTGGACGGTCGACGCCTACGACGCCGACACCAGCCGGATCTTCGCCACCGGCATCTCTTCCGGCGCCATGATGACCAACGTCCTGCTCGGCGACTATCCGGACGTCTTCGCCGCGGGCGCGGCCTTCTCGGGCGTGCCGTTCGGCTGCTTCGCGACCACCGACGGCTCGGAGTGGAACAGCGCGTGCGCGCAGGGCACGATCACCCACACCGCGCAGGAGTGGGGCGACATCGCCCGCGCCGCCTACCCCGGATACTCCGGCCCCCGTCCGCGGATGCAGCTGTGGCACGGCACGGAGGACGACGTGCTGCGTTACCCCAACTTCGGGGAGGAGATCAAGCAGTGGACGAACGTCCAGGGCGTGAGCCAGACCCCGGCCGCCACCGACTCGCCCCAGTCCGGCTGGACCCGCACCCGCTACGGCGGCACCGGTGACCGCGCCCAGGTCGAGGCGATCAGCCTCCAGGGCGTCGGCCACAACCTGTACGCCTGGGGGAT
This DNA window, taken from Streptomyces sp. NBC_00663, encodes the following:
- a CDS encoding PaaX family transcriptional regulator C-terminal domain-containing protein, encoding MRTNPADRPDEPKEPGRPERPDAPGRSSRLELRPLSARSVVLSLLLGAHPPELPVKELVRQVEAFGVGGSTARAALSRMVAAGDLRRTDTVHRLSDRLLERQRRQDDAVHPRTRAWDGDWEMLVVTATGRGPAERADLRTRLTALRLAELREGVWLRPANLSRPLPADLAQVGERCTARPDRPAAELAAVLWPLGAWAAKGRALLAHTARVDGPADRFTAYAAVVRHLLADPVLPTGLLPADWPGTALRTAYADYRRELGTQ
- a CDS encoding pectate lyase codes for the protein MTSSPPPRTHRRAVTGAVAALGLSVGMIMAINTPSASAATWPTPTSSKAVSSTISLSGTKDYGMQRLYGSGDLGSDSQDEDQGPILELAAGTVLKNVIIGAPAADGIHCEGSCTLQNVWWEDVGEDAATFRGSSSSNVYTISGGGAKEASDKVFQFNGAGTLNISNFAVKNFGTFVRSCGNCSTQYKRTINLNTIEATYKGSKLVGINTNYGDSATLRGITIVGDSSKKIIPCQKYIGNNSGKEPTTNGSGPDSTYCKYATSDITYK
- a CDS encoding extracellular catalytic domain type 1 short-chain-length polyhydroxyalkanoate depolymerase gives rise to the protein MPPRAAITKGPTVSATVGTIARRPLRAVLVALHALLVALLAAALLTAPPAAAEEAAPSATLTEITNFGANPSNLQMYLYVPETVTAHPAILVAVHYCTGSGPAMYSGTEYASLADQYGFIVVYPSVTRSSKCFDVSSPQALKRGGGSDPVGIKSMVDWTVDAYDADTSRIFATGISSGAMMTNVLLGDYPDVFAAGAAFSGVPFGCFATTDGSEWNSACAQGTITHTAQEWGDIARAAYPGYSGPRPRMQLWHGTEDDVLRYPNFGEEIKQWTNVQGVSQTPAATDSPQSGWTRTRYGGTGDRAQVEAISLQGVGHNLYAWGMAARVLTFFGLDSGGTVPQPPAGPCKVTVTTNAWNTGLTASVTLTNTGTSTVNGWQLAFTLPGGQTITNGWNATYAPSSGAVTATNASYNATLAPNASVSIGYQATHTGNSAAPGAFSLNGTACTVG